In one window of Cupriavidus necator N-1 DNA:
- a CDS encoding DUF4212 domain-containing protein encodes MNDSPAPDSAEARQRQAWRRNLRWICGLLAIWFIVTFVVAWFARDLRFDFFGWPFSFWVGAQGALVVYVLMAALYAWRMNRADGETDTDSLAAPAPAPSQGASRGTGADAA; translated from the coding sequence ATGAACGACAGCCCCGCCCCCGATAGTGCCGAAGCCCGCCAGCGCCAGGCCTGGCGGCGCAACCTGCGCTGGATCTGCGGACTGCTCGCGATCTGGTTCATCGTCACCTTCGTGGTGGCATGGTTTGCGCGCGACCTGCGCTTCGACTTCTTCGGCTGGCCGTTCTCGTTCTGGGTCGGCGCGCAAGGCGCGCTGGTGGTGTACGTGCTGATGGCCGCGCTCTACGCCTGGCGCATGAACCGCGCCGACGGCGAAACCGACACCGACAGCCTGGCCGCGCCCGCCCCGGCGCCTTCGCAGGGCGCGTCGCGCGGCACGGGCGCCGATGCTGCATAG
- a CDS encoding MFS transporter, whose translation MANVQNVAVPGGGAQNAPMTAEERKVIFASSLGTVFEWYDFYLYGSLAAIIAKQFFAGLDPTSAFIFALLAFAAGFIVRPFGALVFGRLGDMIGRKYTFLVTILIMGLSTFIVGLLPGYATIGWAAPIILIALRMLQGLALGGEYGGAATYVAEHAPHGKRGAYTSWIQTTATLGLFLSLIVILLCREMTGPNFETWGWRIPFLVSILLLGVSVYIRLSMSESPAFQRMKAEGKTSKAPLTESFGQWRNLKIVILALVGLTAGQAVVWYTGQFYTLFFLTQVLKVDAKTANLLIAGALVLGTPFFVFFGSLSDKIGRKWIIMAGCALAVLTYFPIFKGLTHYANPSLERAQQSAQIVVTADPKQCSFQGSPIAREIDFRSSCDIVKRTLAQASASYEVVDAPAGTTATVKIGDTEIPSFNASLVPAGHSFDDASKKQIASFKKQVADSMAAAGYPTKADPAQMNTIMVLVLLTILVIYVTMVYGPIAAMLVELFPTRIRYTSMSLPYHIGNGWFGGLLPTISFALVAQNGNIYYGLWYPIIIAAITFVIGALFIRETKDVNIYAND comes from the coding sequence ATGGCAAACGTGCAAAACGTTGCGGTGCCCGGAGGGGGCGCGCAGAACGCACCGATGACAGCCGAAGAGCGCAAGGTGATCTTTGCCTCATCGCTTGGCACGGTGTTCGAGTGGTACGATTTTTATCTCTACGGCTCGCTGGCGGCGATCATTGCCAAGCAGTTCTTCGCCGGACTGGATCCCACCTCGGCCTTCATCTTCGCGCTGCTCGCATTCGCCGCCGGCTTTATCGTGCGGCCGTTCGGCGCGCTGGTGTTCGGCCGCCTGGGGGACATGATCGGGCGCAAGTACACCTTCCTGGTGACGATCCTGATCATGGGCCTGTCGACCTTCATCGTCGGCCTGCTGCCGGGCTATGCCACCATCGGCTGGGCTGCGCCGATCATCCTGATCGCACTGCGCATGCTGCAGGGCCTGGCGCTCGGCGGCGAGTACGGCGGTGCCGCCACCTACGTGGCCGAGCACGCACCGCACGGCAAGCGCGGCGCCTATACCTCGTGGATCCAGACCACGGCCACGCTGGGCCTGTTCCTGTCGCTGATCGTGATCCTGCTGTGCCGCGAAATGACCGGGCCCAACTTCGAGACCTGGGGCTGGCGCATCCCGTTCCTGGTGTCGATCCTGCTGCTGGGCGTGTCGGTGTATATCCGCCTGTCGATGAGCGAATCCCCGGCGTTCCAGCGCATGAAGGCAGAGGGCAAGACCTCCAAGGCCCCGCTGACCGAATCCTTCGGCCAGTGGCGCAACCTGAAGATCGTGATCCTGGCGCTGGTCGGCCTGACCGCCGGGCAGGCCGTGGTGTGGTACACCGGCCAGTTCTACACGCTATTCTTCCTCACCCAGGTGCTGAAGGTCGACGCCAAGACCGCCAACCTGCTGATCGCCGGCGCGCTGGTGCTGGGCACCCCCTTCTTCGTGTTCTTCGGTTCGCTGTCCGACAAGATCGGCCGCAAGTGGATCATCATGGCCGGTTGCGCGCTGGCAGTGCTGACCTACTTCCCCATCTTCAAGGGCCTGACCCACTACGCCAACCCCTCGCTCGAGCGCGCCCAGCAAAGCGCACAGATCGTCGTCACCGCCGATCCGAAGCAGTGCTCCTTCCAGGGCAGCCCGATCGCCCGCGAGATCGACTTCCGCAGCTCGTGCGACATCGTCAAGCGCACCCTGGCCCAGGCATCGGCCAGCTATGAAGTCGTCGACGCGCCCGCCGGCACCACCGCCACGGTAAAGATCGGCGACACGGAGATCCCCTCCTTCAACGCCAGCCTGGTCCCCGCCGGCCATAGCTTCGACGACGCCAGCAAGAAGCAGATTGCCAGCTTCAAGAAGCAAGTGGCGGACTCCATGGCCGCCGCCGGCTACCCCACCAAGGCGGACCCGGCACAGATGAACACGATCATGGTGCTGGTGCTGCTGACCATCCTGGTGATCTACGTCACCATGGTCTACGGCCCGATCGCCGCCATGCTGGTGGAACTGTTCCCGACCCGCATCCGCTACACCTCGATGTCGCTGCCCTACCATATCGGCAACGGCTGGTTCGGCGGCCTGCTGCCCACCATCTCGTTTGCGCTGGTGGCCCAGAACGGCAACATCTACTACGGGCTCTGGTATCCGATCATCATCGCAGCCATCACCTTCGTGATCGGCGCGCTGTTCATCCGCGAGACCAAGGACGTGAACATCTACGCCAACGACTGA